From Asterias amurensis chromosome 3, ASM3211899v1, a single genomic window includes:
- the LOC139935210 gene encoding eukaryotic translation initiation factor 2 subunit 2-like has translation MTEEEAIFDPNMKKKKKKKKTPFDLEAALEGGGDTPESTDAPAAEDTPQSTESKDTEKKTDDDFDLDEFSVKKKKKKKKTLPFDMDTMEDALAEAENAADGESQDAPMESAQMDTTDFDADLNFSLTKKKKKKKKPKLEDIEAEVMENGEKEEEKEDTEVKDTSGTTWAGTERDYLYDELLTRVFDIMRAKNPDMVTGEKKRFVMRPPQVVRVGTKKSSFVNFTDICKMLHRPTEHLLAFLLAEMGTSGSIDGNNQLIIKGRFQQKQIENILRRYIKEYVTCHTCRSSDTFLHKENRLFFLQCERCQSRCSVASIKSGYQAVTAKRAQIRAKAN, from the exons ATGACCGAGGAAGAAGCG ATTTTCGATCCCaacatgaagaagaagaagaagaaaaagaagacgcCCTTTGATCTTGAGGCGGCATTAGAAGGCGGTGGAGACACACCAGAAAGCACGGATGCACCGGCAGCGGAAGATACACCCCAGAGCACAGAATCCAAAGATACAGAGAAAAAGACAGATG ATGATTTTGACTTGGATGAGTTTAGtgtaaagaagaagaagaaaaagaagaagacttTACCCTTTGACATGGACACCATGGAGGATGCCTTAGCA GAAGCAGAGAATGCAGCTGATGGTGAATCTCAAGATGCTCCGATGGAATCAGCTCAGATGGACACCACTGACTTTGATGCTGATCTTAACTTCTCTCtcacaaagaagaaaaagaaaaagaagaag CCCAAGCTTGAAGACATTGAAGCGGAAGTAATGGAGAACggtgaaaaagaagaagagaaggAAGACACGGAGGTGAAGGATACGAGTGGTACAACGTGGGCTGGCACCGAGAGAGACTACTTATATGATGAG CTCCTGACGAGAGTGTTTGACATCATGAGAGCCAAGAATCCTGATATGGTGACTGGTGAGAAGAAACGGTTTGTCATGCGGCCACCTCAGGTAGTCAGAGTCGGAACCAAGAAAAGCTCCTTTGTAAACTTCACCGATATTTGTAAAAT GCTGCATCGACCTACAGAGCATCTACTGGCATTCTTATTAGCTGAGATGGGAACCAGTGGCTCCATTGATGGCAACAACCAGTTGATTATTAAAGGACGATTTCAACAGAAGCAAATTGAAAACATTCTCCGTCGATACATCA AGGAGTATGTCACCTGTCACACATGTCGATCCTCGGATACTTTCCTTCATAAAGAGAATCGGCTCTTCTTTCTCCAGTGCGAGAGATGTCAATCTCGCTGTTCTGTTGCCAGCATCAAATCTGGTTACCAAGCCGTCACAGCTAAACGTGCACAGATTAGAGCTAAGGCAAATTAA